In the Danio rerio strain Tuebingen ecotype United States chromosome 8, GRCz12tu, whole genome shotgun sequence genome, one interval contains:
- the LOC141375624 gene encoding uncharacterized protein: protein MAESSHRCYCSVPGCSNSKQRHPYLSFHDFPKDEEQRKSWVKFIRRDEGPLFQIKRGSTFVCSMHFKADDIYTTKSGRRKINPGAAPRLFSWNDWSTDRVTRESPFQRASTRLGVDVRVDRTAPAVAVPILPQADHDYACQPSPGHLDAAAQRIRELEAKVRQLEVQLCDLSASKLHINRYCATDEDFRFYTRFPSEKVFWIFWESVAPSASKLVYWSKAQRNSGAVDVEKGGSTRKLALVDELFLYCCRVAAGLKEKVIADIFGISTATVSRVIITWANYLYLVLGSLPIWMSREQVTQLMPAKFAEYCPNLRVIVDCTEIRCESPSSLTLQSETFSVYKNHTTFKALIGIAPCGVITFVSKLFTGSISDQEITKQCGILQLLEPGDACMADKGFVIDQMLSDVGASLIIPPFKRGACFSKENTEKTQSIARLRILVERAIRRIKEYHIWDTTVPLTLSGSVNQLWTTCCLMSNFQYPLDTKDHICV from the exons ATGGCTGAGTCGTCTCATCGCTGTTATTGCAGCGTTCCCGGCTGCTCAAACTCAAAACAACGTCACCCTTACCTCAGTTTCCACGATTTCCCGAAAGATGAAGAACAGAGGAAGTCATGGGTAAAATTTATCAGACGGGATGAAGGTCCTTTGTTTCAAATTAAACGCGGGAGTACGTTCGTGTGCAGTATGCACTTCAAAGCGGACGATATTTACACTACCAAAAGTGGAAGGAGGAAGATAAATCCTGGTGCTGCACCTCGCCTTTTTTCCTGGAATGACTGGAGTACAGACCGAGTTACACGTGAGTCACCTTTTCAACGGGCAAGTACTCGGCTTGGTGTTGATGTTCGTGTTGACCGCACTGCTCCAGCCGTAGCTGTGCCGATACTCCCTCAAGCAGACCACGACTATGCATGTCAACCATCACCTG GACATTTGGATGCTGCTGCTCAAAGAATCAGAGAGCTAGAGGCCAAGGTCAGACAGTTAGAAGTCCAACTCTGTGATCTATCTGCCTCAAAATTACACATTAACAGATACTGTGCAACTGATGAGGACTTTAGATTTTACACTCGATTCCCATCTGAGAAAGTATTCTGGATATTTTGGGAATCAGTTGCCCCATCAGCCTCCAAATTAGTGTACTGGAGTAAAGCACAGAGAAACAGTGGTGCTGTGGATGTTGAAAAAGGAGGTTCAACCCGTAAACTTGCGCTTGTGGATGAGCTGTTCCTGTACTGCTGTCGTGTTGCTGCTGGCCTTAAAGAGAAGGTTATAGCAGACATTTTTGGCATCAGTACCGCCACTGTGAGCAGAGTGATCATCACATGGGCCAACTATTTATACCTTGTCTTGGGGTCACTGCCTATCTGGATGTCAAGGGAACAGGTCACACAACTGATGCCAGCTAAATTTGCAGAATACTGTCCAAATCTGAGAGTGATTGTGGACTGCACAGAAATTAGATGCGAATCTCCATCATCGCTTACATTACAGTCTGAAACATTTTCAGTCTACAAAAATCACACCACTTTCAAGGCTCTGATAGGTATTGCCCCATGTGGTGTAATCACCTTTGTTTCCAAGCTCTTCACCGGGTCAATATCTGACCAAGAAATAACCAAGCAGTGTGGAATTCTCCAACTACTTGAACCTGGAGATGCATGCATGGCCGATAAAGGCTTTGTCATTGATCAGATGCTGTCAGATGTTGGTGCAAGCCTCATCATCCCTCCATTCAAAAGAGGTGCATGCTTCAGCAAGGAGaacacagaaaaaacacaaaGTATTGCCCGTCTAAGAATTCTGGTAGAGAGAGCTATCAGGAGAATAAAAGAGTACCATATCTGGGACACAACTGTTCCTCTTACACTTTCAGGTTCTGTTAATCAGCTATGGACAACCTGCTGTTTAATGTCCAATTTCCAATATCCACTGGATACAAAAGACCACATCTGTGTGTAA
- the LOC110439056 gene encoding uncharacterized protein, with the protein MGVKTVPTALSCTSALQTWHRPRTKGIRPEPMDEVVVRKPKAAGRSCVKSTLYQAYPGPFPDPALLSVGDKLRDLRPQLGICSILCGLSSMELVESKFGQVPKGSVLSYQCPTAVSHEICKHPEAPSFPKLPLHGYRLDRHMNYVPSFEEYYHIESLMVTSELSCIIEKNTREQSENPLWKELRQPRLTSSRFGEVYSARGDSSSEALAVRMLRGVRQTSAMKRGIELEPEVLQLYSDFCGVNVSPSGFVIHPDAPYLGTSPDAKVYDPSEKPPFGLAEVKCPNVNSIAEATHIKFTNGQAKLKRNHKYFWQVLGQLAITGLPWCDFITSTKSDLTVERIWKDESLINDLKKKLDLFYFNTYMQTYLKNQ; encoded by the exons ATGGGAGTGAAGACAGTACCAACCGCACTATCATGCACCAGTGCTCTTCAAACATGGCACAGGCCAAGGACAAAG GGAATTAGACCTGAACCCATGGATGAAGTTGTGGTGCGGAAGCCAAAAGCAGCAGGACGAAGTTGTGTTAAGTCTACACTCTATCAGGCATACCCAG GACCTTTTCCTGACCCAGCACTGCTCTCCGTTGGTGATAAATTGAGAGACCTTAGACCACAGCTTGGTATTTGCTCAATCTTGTGTGGCCTCTCAAGCATGGAATTAGTGGAATCAAAATTTGGTCAAGTCCCAAAGGGCTCGGTTCTCTCTTATCAATGCCCCACTGCAGTATCACATGAAATTTGCAAGCATCCTGAAGCCCCTTCATTCCCAAAACTGCCATTACATGGCTATAGATTAGACAGGCACATGAATTACGTTCCCAGTTTTGAGGAGTATTACCATATTGAGAGTTTGATGGTTACTAGTGAACTATCATGCATTATTGAGAAAAACACAAGAGAGCAATCAGAGAATCCACTTTGGAAAGAACTGCGACAGCCACGCTTAACTTCCAGCAGATTTGGTGAAGTGTACAGTGCAAGAGGGGATTCATCATCTGAGGCACTTGCAGTCAGGATGCTGAGAGGTGTACGGCAAACATCCGCTATGAAAAGAGGCATTGAACTTGAGCCAGAAGTCCTACAGCTGTACAGTGACTTTTGTGGTGTAAATGTGTCACCTTCTGGATTTGTCATTCACCCTGATGCACCATACCTGGGTACTAGTCCTGACGCTAAAGTTTATGATCCATCTGAAAAACCACCCTTTGGGTTGGCTGAGGTGAAATGCCCGAATGTTAACAGCATAGCAGAGGCTACACATATCAAATTTACTAATGGTCAGGCTAAATTGAAAAGAAACCACAAATATTTCTGGCAGGTTTTAGGCCAGTTGGCAATAACTGGTTTGCCTTGGTGTGATTTTATCACGTCTACTAAAAGTGATCTCACAGTAGAGAGAATTTGGAAGGACGAGTCCCTGATCAACGATTTAAAGAAAAAACTTGACCTTTTTTATTTCAACACTTACATGCAAACTTACCTGAAAAACCAGTAA